In Nematostella vectensis chromosome 3, jaNemVect1.1, whole genome shotgun sequence, the genomic window AGGCACCATCCGCGGCCTGTCAAGGCAGTTCCCAGTGCATAGATGTCAAACTTATCAGAACCAAATGCAACAACACTAACTATGGGTTCTCCGAAGACGTACAGTCCAGGAACGTCACGCAAACTGGGAAAACAATATACATAAGAGAATAAGAAAAGATAGGACGGAAAGTGCAAGTGCATTATGTCTTTCATAGCgttcaccaaaaactggtagtcTATTTCAGTTGGTTGTGAACCATATTTATACTCTGGTTAAcaaacacgactatttgggtatTTTGTTGATATGCTTTTTATAGGTGTGTAGCTCTGCCAATCCTCTTGTATGTGGATGGACAGCCCTAGTTATGGATAGCTTTTGAATTACCTCTTTTGCCATGCAGTCAAACACTTAATTATACAACTATGGTTTATCCTGTCTCATTGGAGGATTAGTAGGCCATTATATCGCTGTACGGCCATCTTAGAAACATCGCTTTGTGTTGGAAAGTTTACTCAAAAcactttataataaaaatctaATAATGCTTAGCTGCTTTTGGCTATGAATTtagtttcatattttttttagatttccGATACCCAATAGCAGTTAAAATTAAACTATCTATAACTGCTCCTTGAGTGGAGCATCAACCCCATTTTTTTGTGAACAGGTCGACACCTCTGTCCACTTCAAAGAATTTGCTCTACAATATTGCATTTGTACAAATAATCTCACCCCTTTTCAATGCGCTCCCTTGTTTGGAGAACCTTCTTAGTGCACTCCACATAACCTGCCAATTGTAAATCAAACACATCTTACAACAAGGACAACAAGGAATAACCAACCACATCCGATCAACTCATGTTTAAACATACATATACAAtgtatatcttggtttgtaggaaaaaacacgcgaactaccgtttcatctctacaagtctgtttcgtggttgcccactcatcaggagacAAATCttctgatgagtgggcaaccacgaaacaggcttgtagagatgaaaccgTAGTTcacgtgtttttttcctacaaaccaagatatatcccgctctacacctatgtattgagcactgttatatgaacgcctgcactcacgcattTACATATACAATGTATATATACAGATACCTAACATAACATGTATTTACAAATCACACCCACCTGACTCTCCAAAGTGCATCATGGCAGCCCAGGTGGAAGCAATTATCCCTCCAGACCTGGAACCAGGGATAGTAGGGCATGCATAGATACCGCCAGGCCAGTCAGGGGCAACAAAGAactagaaataaaaacagctgATAAAAGATCGAGTTTTATAAAACTAGGATCCTTTACCTGTGACACTGTGGTGCAAAGCAGTAATGACTAGTTTCAGGCATCGAATATGAGCTAACCTGGTGGTGACGTAGGTCCTTGTTGCGATACATAACGACAGATGACCCCTTAGGAGAATAACCATActgaaagaaaaatacatcaaTCTAAACAACTGTATATTCTTACTAATACGTATGTACATGGTATGCAAATAACGATCAACAATCACAAATTGTGTAACCAATGTACTTATTGGAGATATGTAACAAATAATGtacatattaaaaaataacagtcCTACAGTCTTACTATACTTACTATACTATATTTTTATAATCTAGTATAGTATTGTTTAGGAGGGCCATGGGTTAGGAAACTGTCAAAAGTTATCATGTTACCCTagttaaataaagtttattgttttgtattttattgtatACTACTTTTAAAACTGCACCTTGTGAGTATCTGCTGATATACTTGTCACACCCTCAACACGGAAGTCAAACAGAGGGACGTCGTATCTGtgagagaaaaacaaaaatataaacaagacTTTTATTAGCACAAAGGTCTCACTGACATAAACTGAAGCATATCGCTCTGGGTGTGTAtcctctttttctttctcttaccCAGCTTTTTCCATGAATGGGACAAGAAATCCTCCAAGACATGCATCCACATGGAGTCCTAGCTTGTATTTCTTGGCGAGCTAGGACAATATGTGTTAAAAAATTAACTCATATAAATTCAGATTATTATAATCAAATGAGAGCCTACCTTCCCCATTTCCTCAATTGGGTCTATCATTCCATGGGGAAACTGAGGCGATGATCCCACAAGCTACAACAGCAAACAAGTAGTGAGTATTAACAGTGAGAACACAGAAAGCGGGCcatgctgaacaactttgaccaatcagattcgaCTTGAACACcataaacattttgaaaaaaaagttcagCCAACGTGAAATGCCGGACATTGTTTATTTGATCTTGTACATGTAGTTGACCGTTGGAAAGCAGCTTGATCACTCATAAAAATACGAGTGATACACAACGTCTGGCATTTCTCATTggctgaattttttttcaaaatgtttacaatgttcCAGCCAagtctgattggtcaaagtaGTTCAGCATGGCCCGAtttctgtgtcctcactgGTAAAGTAGTGACCTCCACACCTCCTTGTGTATACTAAATATTTCAACACTTACAGCAATTGTGTTCTTGGAAATTGCTCGCTTCATTGCCTGCAACAAGAAGGGATTTTCTCAGTTTTGTATATATAATAAAGGTTATACTGTGACTTTTGTTGCTTAACAAGGATAGGGCTGTGTGGGTGTCAACACACAAATACATAAAAAGGTGCAACAAACCTTCATGTCGCACTTCCAGTCCTTGCCCACAGGGACATGGACCAACTTGAAACCAAAGTAGTTTGCTGCCTAAACCACAAAACCAAAGGAAGACAAAAAAGATGAAGATATCACTTAGTTGACAAGGCTGAGGACAAGGCCTATGAGACACAGAAGGAGATAAATCTTTAGCTGCAGCTAAAGACAAGATGATAAGTTGCTTTAGCATTTGCGTAGTCTGTAACATATTACCAAATACCCGGGGAAGAGAAGatgcagacagacagaaaaatGGAGCATAGCTCCTTGAACAATACACCACTTTGTCTTTACAATCGCACCTATTTACTAGTACAGATTGTAACTGTTGAAATCTGTTAGACTAGTTGGAAATGTTAGATTACGGATCATTTGTGGTTGAAACACAATCTGCACCATATGGTACTTTGCAGTATTATACGAAGAGCATTTACCTTATCAAATGCTGCATGGGCAGTTACTGGGGCAATACTAGAGAGAAAGAAACATGCTGTGTTACtacaagaaataaaacatggtATTCTTCTATGAGGGAATGACTGAGGGAATGCTGACTTACATTTCTGGTTTGGATATTCCTCTTTCGCGTGCCCAGTCACGGTATGCCTTACAAGCCAGCAAAATACTTTCTGTTCCACCTCCAGTCATCTGAAACCACAAAGCATTAATTTTTAATGGCAAATTGAAGTAAGTAACAGTGATATAGCTATtattacaaaaataatattacGGATTATAGAAAcattgaagttttcttgcataAGAAAATTTTCATGTCATAAGAAATATTGAGGTCAGTGTCCATATGTACGACTCTATTAGGTCAATCGATCTAAGATTTAATGTGTGTAAACAGTCACAAATGACATGCTTATTCATTCTTTGAGGGTGGACTAATAAGGAGGAAAGAGTTTTCGTTTGAGTTACTGACAGAGCAAGAGCCAATATGTTTTCTCTACAAAAAGCTTACCGTTCCACAACAGTCTTTATCCCCATTGAACATTGAGAGCACCATTCGCACAACTTCTGCTTCCATTTTCCTCACTGAAACAAAGTTTAACACAACGCTTAAATTATATACATTAATATAGCCATCTATGAATTAACAGTTATAAGAATAATATTTCAAGCACAGCAAGTTGCAAACCTTCTGGGAAGACATCAGGATGGAGTGGATTGGACCATGCAAACTTTGCATATAcctgaaattttttttttttaatgttactgTTTTTAATTTTACTGTTTTTCATCCAGTTATTATACATTTATATTCAActaagataaaaaataaaaataaaataaaaaatatatataataaaaattaatataataaaataaaatatcaatcaCAATTAACCAgactactttttttaaatgtgtgTTAAGCGGGAGATTCAAATGAGACACTTCAAAAATCTGGGACTGAACTGTTGACATCCAGCGTTTCGACCTCACAGATAGGATTACCACATTAAGCCACCAGGGCCATATGGACAAAAGGCTTTCACGGTTGAGCAAAGCTGCCTACCTATAAATACCTATATATATAAATCAGAACAGTGTTTTTGTAAAGTCAATTTACCTTGATAAGAATATCTGTAAGTTCCTATTACACTTGGCTATTACATAATTGAATAATCTAAATTCTTAAGAGATTTTAATATGCAGTTCAATTTACCTTGATAAGAATATCTGTAAGTTCCTGAGTGCCACAGTAAACTGTTCCTGACACCTTTCCGTCTTTCCAGCTAAGATCACCTGATGACAATGAAAGGCATTAGGTATAGGACCCATCATGCACAACTAGATGATCGgcaatgtaatagaaatgCAGCTTTTTTTAATGATGTGTCAGGGAAGAGCTCTTTATTCTCTATATTTTTAAGGTTATTTTGTCTATTCCTCTGAACTGCATTGCACACCAAGTTCAGCCCACAAGCATGCAATATTTTTGTtagaaaattgttttattaagCAGTTGCATGGAGACGAAATTACAAAGCAAATTTCTCAgtattttttcatataaatACTTTGAGTATTTAGTGTTATTTTTAGTGTTACAGAcactaaaaataacaaaactatCACAAATACTCACTAGGTTTAATGTAATTGTCATCTAGTGTCTTCATCAGTTCATTCTACAAAAGAAATAATGTGGATTTATCACTCCTATAGTATCAAGCAAACCCATATTTAAACttatcaagagagcataagataagagagggacactttggtattacccgcgcgccatgtcgaattcgaatctggctattctcagtaaccaccaccccaccactgcgcgtgagcatttttactcaccctacccccgcgctgtggcatttacatcttgttgtttgcagCTATTTTGTGGcatgaaaccgaaaaaaaaaaaccaccctatttgcacaaataccattGAAAATGTCATTATAACATcaaggatacgggcagttgcagtttattaaggggatgtagtacttcaaggattgcaagatttccaaaacgagagttcattcaaaatcaagagcggaaaaccttGTGCTTCCAACACCATTTtcgctctaacttgctgcttctccgtggtttctcaacattcattatcttcttaatggtcaaacgaaatctgtaagttagagattagatataatattgatttttgtgaatattccggtgaattgagaaggaatccaagaaaaatacatttcataaaactatccttgtagcgagggaatgcatttttgtgatgatcaaagccagcaagctgaagtatctgagcttctgtaaaagtaagaaaataaagagagagatattactgtacttctttgatgttgttatttttatatgttttattattatgttgttattatacaagctggagtgctggagtcgggatttgaatcaaactcagtatcacagccattttatcgctcgtcgtttttttctttctcactttacttcgccgctcagacaaacaaaaaaatcaaactattcaaggatttagctttctgtgagtatatttgccaatcttggtaacttaagatagacttgttttcttcttccgagttattttacatgatatCTTTTcatggtggggtggtggttactaaaaatagccgtaTTCGGAATCAACATGGTGCGCGGGCAATACCAAAGTGtctctctcttatcttatgctatCTTGAACTTATCTAATAATCCTAATCAAGATAAATTTACCTCCTTAAGTCCTTTACTTGGTAGctaaagaaacaaacaaaaggtGAGAAAATATCAAGGAGGAAATTAAAAAATCTATGTGCAAT contains:
- the LOC5519959 gene encoding sphingosine-1-phosphate lyase 1, producing the protein MLEKSLWESFLETVEPHLPEYLHWNEICWTFVVYLAEGRRHIHRWTRGMEAWEIVVWTVSICFAVWLATEVLRFLFRWIFMQDEGFFTRTKKTFFKTLRRLPIIKDKINAEMQKSLDDMEKLAFPENKHVTFIQRLPSKGLKENELMKTLDDNYIKPSDLSWKDGKVSGTVYCGTQELTDILIKVYAKFAWSNPLHPDVFPEVRKMEAEVVRMVLSMFNGDKDCCGTMTGGGTESILLACKAYRDWARERGISKPEIIAPVTAHAAFDKAANYFGFKLVHVPVGKDWKCDMKAMKRAISKNTIALVGSSPQFPHGMIDPIEEMGKLAKKYKLGLHVDACLGGFLVPFMEKAGYDVPLFDFRVEGVTSISADTHKYGYSPKGSSVVMYRNKDLRHHQFFVAPDWPGGIYACPTIPGSRSGGIIASTWAAMMHFGESGYVECTKKVLQTRERIEKGLRDVPGLYVFGEPIVSVVAFGSDKFDIYALGTALTGRGWCLNSLQYPPAIHLCVTLLNTQPGVADRFLKDVRECAAKLLADPNAKTAGLGAIYGMAANIPDRSIVNELACGFLDCMYNTGSNKPQENGRE